From a single Pararge aegeria chromosome 16, ilParAegt1.1, whole genome shotgun sequence genomic region:
- the LOC120630205 gene encoding cell division cycle protein 27 homolog codes for MIVQEPIQVIVWDCLNNYEFDNAVFLAERLHAEVTSEETAFLLGTCYYRGGRVNEAHHLLQNISLTLPQARFLLAKCSLELKFYKDAELALGTKDTVASEFGEQAPYALHLLAKVYNITERRSKAADALRKALSLNPFMWKSFTQLCQMGEKVDPNSVFQINNTEFTFGVSTLVNLVSNSENISFVNSNISNNSNLNSNVTPNNIAARTPMTMSTSITPETQAPVKRMHSVFSGMAPIPFSPSFGMLPMEESPVLYSSTLTDANEQKAIPKIVNSLRAHVGQLKDAVFSPGPRCTLGPAPRRSSRLFSNNNSSYSVKENNKSPSRKFVTPKSPSRKNKQRTAKNIKSNTETNERNKSIDTTPTITPKSTNGVPLLNLLRDLGDAFKSLSFLDCKNAIKQFQEISPKQLASPWVQTMIARAHYELAQYEAAAKIFAEIRKQYPSRTEGMDIYSTCLWHLQREAQLSALAQELVELNRNDSIAWLASGNCFSLHKERETALKFFKRAVQIEPEAAYAHALLGHEYAVAEETDKALSSFRTAVSIDPRNYVAWFGIAAVYARQERWKASEVHIRRALAIHPHSGVLRCQLGLAQAALGKMDRALATLERAVSLDAENPLCRFHRASVLLRAGRPQDALGDLHHLKNIAPRESLVYYLLGKVHNKLGNSHLALMHFSWATDLDPKGTGAHIKEGFDPSKQEDTPERSS; via the exons ATGATTGTTCAAGAGCCCATACAG GTTATCGTTTGGGATTGTCTAAATAATTATGAGTTTGACAATGCTGTATTCCTTGCAGAGAGATTACATGCTGAAG TTACCTCGGAAGAGACGGCATTTTTATTAGGGACGTGTTACTATAGAGGTGGACGTGTAAATGAAGCACATCATTTGCTACAAAATATATCCCTTACTCTACCACAGGCACGATTTTTACTGGCTAAATGTTCACTGGAACTGAAATT tTACAAAGATGCTGAACTAGCATTAGGCACAAAAGACACTGTCGCCTCGGAATTTGGGGAACAAGCACCATATGCATTGCACCTGTTGGCCAAAGTATACAACATCACGGAGAGAAGAAGTAAAGCTGCAGATGCGCTTAGAAAAGCTCTGTCTCTCAACCCCTTCATGTGGAAATCCTTCACTCAGCTCTGCCAAATGGGTGAGAAAGTAGACCCAAATAGTGTATTCCAAATAAACAACACTGAATTTACATTTGGTGTTTCAACATTAGTGAATCTAGTCAgcaattcagaaaatatatcatttgttaaTAGTAACATATCTAATAACAGTAATTTGAATTCTAATGTCACACCTAACAACATTGCTGCTCGTACTCCTATGACAATGTCAACTAGCATCACACCAGAGACCCAAGCGCCTGTCAAGCGTATGCACAGTGTTTTCAGTGGAATGGCGCCCATACCTTTCTCGCCATCTTTCGGTATGTTACCTATGGAAGAATCTCCAGTATTGTATTCATCGACACTCACAGACGCCAATGAACAAAAAGCTATACCAAAGATAGTTAACTCACTGAGAGCACATGTTGGTCAACTCAAAGATGCAGTATTCAGCCCGGGACCAAGGTGTACGCTAGGCCCCGCCCCACGAAGATCTTCTAGATTGTTTAGCAATAACAATAGTAGTTATTCAGTCAAAGAAAACAACAAATCACCTAGCCGGAAATTTGTAACGCCCAAAAGTCCTtccagaaaaaataaacaacgcacagccaaaaatattaaatcaaataccGAAACAAACGAGAGGAATAAGAGCATAGACACCACACCGACGATAACGCCAAAGAGCACCAATGGTGTACCACTGTTAAATTTACTGAGGGATCTGGGTGATGCCTTTAAATCTCTGTCCTTTTTGGATTGCAAAAATGCTATCAAACAGTTTCAAGAGATATCACCGAAACAGCTAGCTTCACCTTGGGTCCAAACGATGATCGCTCGTGCACATTACGAGCTTGCGCAATATGAAGCGGCTGCTAAAATCTTTGCAGAAATTAGGAAACAGTACCCAAGTCGTACTGAAGGAATGGATATTTACAGTACCTGCTTGTGGCACCTTCAACGGGAAGCTCAGCTTTCAGCGTTAGCGCAAGAATTAGTAGAGTTAAATAGAAATGATTCTATAGCGTGGTTAGCTTCGGGTAACTGCTTTTCGCTACATAAAGAACGCGAAACAGCTTTAAAGTTCTTCAAGCGCGCCGTTCAGATAGAACCCGAAGCGGCATATGCCCATGCACTCCTTGGACATGAGTATGCTGTAGCCGAAGAAACTGACAAGGCCCTATCTAGTTTCCGAACCGCGGTAAGCATCGATCCGCGCAATTACGTAGCTTGGTTCGGTATAGCCGCAGTGTACGCTCGCCAGGAACGCTGGAAAGCCTCTGAGGTGCACATTCGTCGAGCGTTAGCCATTCATCCCCATTCAGGTGTGCTACGTTGCCAATTAGGTTTAGCTCAGGCTGCTTTGGGCAAAATGGATCGTGCACTTGCTACCCTAGAAAGAGCAGTCTCATTAGATGCTGAAAATCCTTTGTGTCGTTTCCATAGAGCGTCTGTATTATTACGTGCTGGGAGACCACAAGACGCCTTGGGCGACTTGCAccacttaaaaaatattgcacCCAGAGAATCTTTAGTGTACTATTTGCTTGGAAAGGTCCACAATAAATTGGGCAACTCACACCTGGCTCTTATGCATTTCAGCTGGGCCACAGACCTAGATCCTAAGGGCACTGGAGCACATATTAAAGAAGGCTTCGACCCCTCAAAACAGGAAGATACTCCTGAAAGATCATCCTAA